One part of the Vicia villosa cultivar HV-30 ecotype Madison, WI linkage group LG6, Vvil1.0, whole genome shotgun sequence genome encodes these proteins:
- the LOC131611858 gene encoding protein NRT1/ PTR FAMILY 2.8-like: MNENHSPEIHDSSSSTKKKKGGWKSVKYILGNETFEKLASMSLIANLIVYMHTQYNMDTTFSVEVFNIWSGFTNFLPLVAAYLADAYTGKFYMLIFGSIASFMGMGFMSLGAGVPSLRPPPCSPFADCVPTNPTSTQLAVLYVGLGFFAIGSGCLRPCNIAFGADQFDTKTEKGRAQLESFCNWWYFLFTIALLVALTLVVYIQTNISWFLGYIIPTVCFAFSLTIFVIGQGTYVRLKPKGSVICDLFKVVLAAFRKHDVDMKKDSELLFYDPPLAPTEAEESRHANLKLAHTNRFRFLEKAAVITNQTEIDSSGKSIDDWRLCSLQQVEELKSIVTTLPVWLAGIICFLSMGQANSYGILQALQTDKSIGKSFNVPPAWMGLVPMISLSLWILLYEKIYVPWTKIKTLKGKRLSIVQRLTIGIICSIACMVVAGLVEVRRRDSALKNNSLESPTRIWWLIPQFALSGLVEVFAAIPMMELLTSYWPESMKTLGGAVFFLSLSIASSLSNILIKVIVGLTKRNGGTPWLGGNDLNKNRLEHYYYTIAVLGGLNLMYFLFFARFFLSSEELQRENRKAEDEEK; encoded by the exons ATGAATGAGAATCATTCTCCTGAAATtcatgattcttcttcttcaaccaaaaagaaaaaaggaggatGGAAATCAGTCAAATACATTCTTG GAAACGAGACATTCGAGAAATTGGCTTCAATGAGTTTGATAGCCAACTTAATTGTTTACATGCATACACAATATAACATGGACACAACATTTTCTGTTGAGGTTTTCAATATTTGGTCTGGTTTCACAAATTTTCTTCCATTGGTTGCTGCTTATCTTGCAGATGCATATACTGGCAAATTTTATATGCTCATATTTGGCAGCATAGCTTCATTTatg GGCATGGGATTCATGTCACTAGGTGCTGGTGTACCATCATTAAGACCTCCACCCTGCTCCCCTTTTGCTGATTGCGTACCGACAAATCCAACGAGCACGCAGCTCGCTGTTTTATATGTGGGACTTGGATTTTTCGCAATCGGCTCAGGATGTCTAAGACCATGCAACATTGCCTTCGGAGCCGATCAGTTCGATACAAAAACCGAAAAAGGAAGAGCACAATTAGAGAGCTTTTGTAACTGGTGGTATTTCTTATTCACAATAGCACTTTTGGTAGCTCTTACCTTAGTTGTctacattcaaacaaacataagCTGGTTTCTTGGATACATCATTCCGACCGTCTGCTTCGCGTTCTCCCTAACCATCTTCGTGATCGGACAAGGCACTTACGTTCGATTAAAGCCGAAAGGAAGCGTCATATGCGACTTATTCAAAGTCGTCCTTGCTGCATTTAGGAAACATGATGTTGACATGAAGAAAGATTCAGAACTGTTGTTTTACGATCCACCATTAGCTCCTACCGAGGCGGAAGAATCAAGACACGCAAATCTCAAGCTTGCTCATACAAATAGGTTTAGATTTTTAGAGAAAGCCGCGGTGAtcacaaaccaaactgaaatcgACAGCAGTGGAAAATCGATCGATGATTGGAGGCTATGCAGTTTACAGCAAGTGGAAGAACTGAAATCAATAGTAACAACATTGCCAGTTTGGTTAGCAGGAATCATATGTTTTCTTTCAATGGGACAGGCGAATTCTTATGGAATTTTACAAGCATTACAAACAGACAAATCAATCGGAAAAAGCTTCAACGTTCCACCGGCTTGGATGGGATTAGTACCAATGATTTCACTCTCATTATGGATTCTACTCTATGAGAAAATCTATGTACCATGGACTAAGATAAAAACCTTAAAAGGTAAAAGGTTGTCAATAGTGCAAAGACTAACAATAGGCATCATTTGTTCCATTGCCTGCATGGTGGTTGCAGGACTAGTAGAGGTACGCCGCCGAGACAGCGCGTTGAAAAACAACTCGTTGGAATCGCCAACGAGAATCTGGTGGCTAATTCCGCAGTTTGCTTTATCCGGTTTGGTAGAAGTTTTCGCCGCGATTCCGATGATGGAGTTGTTGACTTCTTATTGGCCTGAGAGCATGAAGACATTAGGGGGTGCAGTGTTTTTTCTTAGTTTGAGCATTGCTAGTTCATTGAGCAATATTCTTATAAAGGTTATTGTTGGTTTGACAAAGAGGAACGGTGGAACACCTTGGTTAGGTGGGAATGATTTGAATAAGAATAGGCTTGAGCATTATTATTATACTATTGCTGTTCTTGGAGGGTTGAACTTGATGTATTTTTTGTTCTTTGCTCGGTTTTTTCTGTCTAGTGAGGAATTACAGAGAGAGAATCGAAAAGCAGAAGATGAAGAGAAATAG
- the LOC131611860 gene encoding protein MIZU-KUSSEI 1, with product MTIDTLRRFFLPCFTPSTTTSNKPTTTTSTKKNRTSTSSLQDNHHHNHHTISPTSSTSSSAATTISTTAPPRPSKSMVIGTIFGNRRGHVWFCIQHDRLTLKPSLLLELPLSTNTLVHEMRNGLVRIALECCTSSDNPAFSTCPLRSVPLWTAYCNGRKTGFSARRRAGDWVRNILSTMQCVTVGAGVIPSGFGSGSEELMYMRANFEHVVGNVDSESFHLVNPDECTGQELSVFLLRSRLGVNR from the coding sequence ATGACCATCGACACCCTCCGTCGATTCTTTCTCCCTTGTTTCACCCCATCCACCACCACCAGCAACAAACCAACCACCACAACCTCCACCAAGAAAAACCGCACCAGCACCTCCTCTCTCCAAGACAACCACCACCACAACCATCACACAATCTCCCCTACCTCCTCCACCTCCTCCTCCGCCGCAACAACAATCTCCACAACCGCCCCACCCCGCCCCTCCAAATCCATGGTAATCGGCACCATCTTCGGCAACCGCCGCGGCCACGTCTGGTTCTGCATCCAACACGACCGCCTAACCCTAAAACCATCTCTCCTCCTCGAACTCCCCCTCTCCACCAACACCCTCGTCCACGAAATGCGCAACGGCCTCGTCCGCATCGCTCTCGAATGCTGCACCTCCTCCGACAACCCCGCCTTCTCCACCTGCCCCCTCCGCTCCGTCCCTCTCTGGACCGCCTACTGCAACGGCCGTAAAACCGGTTTCTCCGCACGCCGCCGCGCCGGAGATTGGGTCCGCAACATTCTCTCAACCATGCAGTGCGTCACCGTCGGTGCCGGTGTTATACCTTCCGGATTCGGGTCGGGTTCCGAGGAGCTTATGTATATGCGTGCAAACTTCGAACACGTTGTGGGAAACGTTGATTCCGAGTCGTTTCATCTCGTTAACCCGGACGAGTGTACCGGTCAGGAACTCAGTGTTTTCTTGCTCCGATCAAGACTCGGGGTGAATCGCTGA